In Dyadobacter subterraneus, a single genomic region encodes these proteins:
- the tilS gene encoding tRNA lysidine(34) synthetase TilS: MLESFLTFINQQKLDLSEKSTLLTVSGGADSVVLADLFYRAGFAASIAHCNFGLRDAESDGDELFVRQLAEQYNFPFFVTRFETKKIAVEKGISTQMAARDLRYQWFGEVRKTQNIDFVATAHHANDAFETVLLNLTRGTGLAGLHGISVLNQHLIRPLLFASKEQILQYVSDNQLVFREDSSNFSNDYKRNLIRHEVVPVLKRMNPSLEKTFGVTSQRLGSAEILLNSFLKVWQKEVTKEIDGDLYVSIKAILNSPEPAYGLWFILQDFGFSYIQAQEMFLAAKGISGKVFHSATHLVLKDRDSFIVSKKEDSEAEEELITDYQEGIFKTGKLTFELRKFSKSDIFKIDKKTSSIFLDFSQLVFPLVIRTWTKGDAFFPFGMKGKRKKVSDLFIDLKLNVNQKQKAKVLCNGNGDILWVIGLRTDERYKIKELTKEIIEIRFREDL; encoded by the coding sequence ATGTTGGAGTCTTTTTTAACTTTTATTAACCAACAAAAGCTGGATCTCTCCGAGAAATCGACTCTTTTAACAGTGAGCGGAGGAGCAGATTCCGTAGTTTTAGCTGATTTATTTTACCGTGCCGGTTTTGCGGCCAGCATTGCGCATTGCAATTTTGGCCTTAGAGATGCAGAATCGGATGGGGACGAATTATTTGTGAGACAACTTGCTGAACAATACAATTTTCCATTTTTTGTGACTCGGTTTGAGACCAAAAAAATTGCTGTCGAAAAAGGTATTTCTACACAAATGGCTGCCAGAGATTTACGCTATCAATGGTTTGGAGAAGTAAGGAAAACTCAAAATATAGATTTTGTTGCAACTGCACATCATGCCAACGATGCCTTTGAAACTGTATTACTGAATCTGACCAGAGGTACCGGACTTGCAGGATTACATGGGATTTCTGTTTTGAATCAACATTTAATACGTCCGTTATTATTTGCTTCAAAAGAACAGATTTTGCAATATGTATCTGATAATCAATTGGTGTTTCGGGAAGATAGCTCAAATTTTAGCAACGACTATAAGCGTAATTTAATCAGACATGAAGTTGTGCCGGTCTTGAAAAGAATGAATCCGTCTTTGGAAAAAACCTTTGGCGTTACGTCCCAACGACTCGGATCAGCAGAAATATTATTAAACAGTTTTCTGAAAGTTTGGCAAAAAGAAGTAACCAAAGAGATCGATGGGGATTTATATGTTTCAATCAAAGCAATTTTAAATTCTCCTGAACCTGCATATGGGCTCTGGTTCATTTTACAGGATTTTGGTTTTAGTTATATACAAGCTCAGGAGATGTTTTTGGCAGCCAAAGGAATATCCGGAAAAGTATTTCACTCCGCTACGCATCTGGTTTTAAAAGACAGAGATTCTTTTATTGTTTCAAAAAAGGAAGATTCGGAGGCTGAGGAGGAATTAATAACTGATTATCAAGAAGGAATATTTAAAACGGGTAAGTTGACGTTTGAATTACGAAAATTTTCAAAATCGGACATATTCAAAATTGATAAGAAAACCAGTTCAATCTTTCTTGATTTTTCCCAATTGGTTTTTCCGCTAGTTATAAGAACCTGGACAAAAGGCGATGCATTTTTCCCTTTCGGAATGAAAGGGAAAAGAAAAAAAGTCAGTGACCTTTTCATTGATTTAAAATTAAATGTAAATCAAAAGCAGAAAGCGAAAGTTTTGTGCAATGGAAATGGAGATATTCTTTGGGTGATTGGTTTAAGGACGGATGAGCGTTACAAAATCAAAGAACTAACAAAAGAAATTATTGAAATAAGATTTAGAGAAGATTTGTGA